One Molothrus ater isolate BHLD 08-10-18 breed brown headed cowbird chromosome 14, BPBGC_Mater_1.1, whole genome shotgun sequence DNA segment encodes these proteins:
- the SLC25A14 gene encoding brain mitochondrial carrier protein 1, with the protein MSALNWKPFVYGGLASIVAEFGTFPVDLTKTRLQVQGQSTDARFREVRYRGMFHALFRICREEGGRALYSGIAPALLRQASYGTIKIGIYQSLKRLFVDRMEDETLLINVICGVVSGVISSALANPTDVLKIRMQAQGSLFQGGMIGSFIDIYQQEGTRGLWRGVVPTAQRAAIVVGVELPVYDITKKHLILSGLMGDTIFAHFVSSFTCGLAGAIASNPVDVVRTRMMNQRAIVGSTELYKGTLDGLVKTWKSEGFFALYKGFWPNWLRLGPWNIIFFITYEQLKRLPF; encoded by the exons ATGTCCGCGCTCAACTGGAAACCCTTCGTGTATGGCGGGCTCGCCTCCATCGTGGCCGAGTTCG GCACGTTCCCCGTGGACCTCACCAAGACGCGGCTGCAGGTGCAGGGTCAGAGCACCGACGCGCGGTTCCGCGAGGTGCGGTACCGGGGCATGTTCCACGCGCTCTTCCGCATCTGCCGCGAGGAGGGCGGACGGGCCCTGTACTCGGG GATCGCCCCGGCACTGCTGAGACAGGCATCCTATGGCACCATCAAGATTGGCATCTACCAGAGCCTGAAGCGGCTCTTCGTGGATCGCATGGAAG ATGAAACATTGCTCATCAATGTGATCTGTGGGGTGGTCTCGGGGGTCATCTCTTCTGCACTGGCCAATCCCACAGATGTGCTGAAG aTCCGAAtgcaggctcagggcagcttGTTCCAGGGCGGGATGATTGGCAGCTTCATTGACATCTACCAGCAGGAAGGCACCCGAGGCCTCTGGAGA ggtgTGGTCCCCACGGCCCAGCGAGCGGCCATCGTGGTGGGGGTGGAGCTGCCAGTCTACGACATCACCAAGAAGCATCTGATCCTGTCAGGCCTCATGGGGGACACCATCTTTGCCCACTTTGT TTCCAGCTTCACGTGCGGGCTGGCGGGAGCCATCGCCTCCAACCCCGTGGACGTGGTGCGGACGCGGATGATGAACCAGCGCGCCATCGTGGGCAGCACCGAGCTCTACAAGGGCACCCTGGATGGCCTTGTCaag ACATGGAAGAGTGAGGGCTTCTTTGCACTCTACAAAGGCTTCTGGCCCAACTGGCTTCGTCTGGGTCCCTGGAACATCATC TTTTTTATCACATACGAGCAGTTGAAGCGCCTCCCCTTCTGA